One window of Parambassis ranga chromosome 3, fParRan2.1, whole genome shotgun sequence genomic DNA carries:
- the LOC114433091 gene encoding kinesin-like protein KIF23 isoform X4: MQRPGKGKTPRRPLPKKATNTDKDPVGVYCRIRPLGAEDEECCIEVISSSTIQLHAPDGLKANRNGEYKETQYSFKKVFGINTTQMELFEDVAKPLVEDLIHCKNGLLFTYGVTGSGKTFTMTGSPGEGGLLPRSLDMLFNSIGPFQAKRFVFKPDDKNGLEIQSQVDALLERQKRDSQQSVPKTPSARQRADPEFADMISSDQACKCEGVDEDCCYTVFVSYVEIYNNYIYDLLEDAPFDPIRPKPPQSKILREDQNHNMYVAGCTEVEVKSTEEAFEVFWKGQKKRRIANTELNRESSRSHSVFTVKLAQAPLDADGDHILQDKNQVNVSQLCLVDLAGSERTSRTRAEGNRLREAGNINQSLMTLRTCIEVLRENQMCGTNRMVPYRDSKITHLFKNYFDGEGKVRMIVCVNPKADDYEETMLVMRFAEMTQEVEVARPVDRPIYGLAPGRRHRNQAFKEELSRRLEERGGPSNADDPVLLNQLMESLPTLPPCELVDPADDQTLPRLIEVLERRQRIRQMMTQEFTKTANTLRSVLQQFDSQLSAKETFLHDQRSKLGEKDKLIANQRTEIERLEKKSKTLEYKVDILQRTTDMYEQDKRSLRQELETREQRLQRELSERRRMEQRMQGMVTDTKLKWEKECERRVNAKQLEMQNKLWVKDEKLKQLKAIVTESSSGVCPTDRPEKPERPSRERDRNVAQKRSASPSPLPTAPPVRPMHRRSQSAGGEKWVDHKPPSNLDLDTVMQPIIPNAIKVSTPNEKALSKCHKYVLRHQELASDGEIETKLIKGNVFKTRGGGQAVQFTDIETLKQQCPTASGRKRRSGSAEGPVHIEDVENRAPVASTSSSYQKRRKP, translated from the exons ATGCAGAGACCCGG CAAAGGAAAGACTCCTCGGAGGCCTCTGCCAAAGAAGGCTACCAACACAGACAAAGATCCTGTAGGA GTCTACTGCCGTATACGCCCCCTTGGAGCAGAAGATGAGGAGTGTTGCATTGAAGTGATCAGCAGCTCCACTATTCAGCTGCATGCTCCCGATGGCCTTAAAGCAAACCGCAATGGGGAATACAAGGAG ACACAATACTCCTTCAAAAAAGTATTTGGTATTAATACCACTCAAATGGAGCTCTTTGAGGATGTTGCTAAGCCATTGGTGGAGGACCTcattcactgtaaaaatg GTCTCCTGTTTACGTATGGTGTTACTGGAAGTGGTAAGACCTTCACCATGACCGGCTCACCTGGGGAAGGTGGACTCCTCCCCCGTTCACTTGACATGCTCTTCAACAGCATAGGTCCCTTTCAGGCCAAAAGATTT GTGTTTAAACCAGATGACAAAAATGGGTTGGAGATCCAGAGTCAAGTTGACGCTCTCCTGGAGAGACAGAAGCGAGACAGTCAGCAGTCGGTTCCTAAAACACCTTCCGCCAG gCAGAGGGCTGATCCAGAGTTTGCAGATATGATCAGCTCAGATCAGGCGTGTAAATGTGAGGGTGTTGATGAAGATTGCTGTTACACTGTTTTTGTGTCCTACGTCGAGATCTACAACAACTACATCTATGATCTCCTTGAAGATGCTCCATTTGACCCAATCAGACCAAA GCCTCCTCAATCCAAGATTCTTCGTGAAGATCAGAACCATAACATGTATGTTGCTGGCTGCACAGAAGTTGAAGTAAAATCTACAGAGGAGGCCTTTGAAGTCTTTTGGAAAG gacaaaagaaaagaaggatagCCAATACAGAGCTCAACCGTGAATCCAGTCGCTCACACAGCGTGTTCACAGTCAAGCTGGCACAGGCTCCACTTGATGCTGATGGGGATCACATACTACAG GACAAAAACCAGGTGAATGTGAGTCAGCTGTGTTTAGTTGACCTGGCAGGCAGCGAGCGCACCAGCAGAACCAGAGCGGAGGGAAACCGTCTCCGTGAAGCAG GAAATATTAACCAGTCCCTGATGACTCTGCGTACATGTATAGAAGTCCTGCGTGAAAACCAGATGTGTGGAACCAATAGA ATGGTGCCATACAGGGACTCTAAAATTACACATCTTTTCAAAAACTACTTTGATGGAGAAGGCAAAGTTCGGATGATCGTGTGTGTCAACCCAAAAGCTGATGATTATGAAGAAACTATG ctggtgatGCGATTTGCAGAAATGACTCAGGAGGTGGAAGTGGCTCGGCCCGTTGACCGGCCAATCTATGGCCTTGCCCCAGGGCGCAGACACAGAAACCAGGCATTCAAGGAAGAGTTGTCACGTCGTCTGGAAGAACGAGGAGGTCCCAGTAATGCCG ATGATCCAGTCCTGCTGAATCAGCTCATGGAAAGCCTCCCAACCCTGCCACCCTGTGAGCTGGTGGATCCAGCTGATGATCAGACGCTGCCCAGACTCATTGAGGTCCTGGAAAGGAGGCAACGAATCCGCCAGATGATGACGCAGGAGTTCACCAAAACTG CCAATACACTGAGGTCCGTGCTTCAGCAGTTTGACAGTCAGCTTAGTGCAAAGGAAACCTTCCTTCACGATCAAAGAAGCAAACTTGGTGAGAAAGACAAACTCATCGCCAACCAGAGAACAGAGATAGAACGATTAGAGAAGAAGTCCAAAACTCTGGAGTATAAG GTCGATATCCTGCAGAGGACAACAGACATGTATGAGCAGGACAAGCGGTCACTGAGGCAGGAGCTGGAGACCCgggagcagaggctgcagagagaacTGTCGGAGAGGAGGCGCATGGAGCAGCGCATGCAGGGCATGGTGACAGACACAAAGCTCAAGTGGGAGAAGGAGTGT GAGAGGCGAGTGAACGCCAAGCAGCTGGAGATGCAGAACAAGTTATGGGTGAAGGATGAAAAGCTGAAGCAGCTCAAAGCTATtgtgacagagagcagcagtggcGTCTGTCCCACTGACCGTCCAGAGAAGCCTGAGAGGCCCTCCAGGGAGAGAGATCGCAATGTTGCCCAGAAGAGGTCTGCCTCGCCATCGCCACTTCCT ACGGCACCTCCAGTTCGTCCAATGCACAGGCGCTCACAGTCTGCGGGTGGGGAGAAATGGGTAGACCACAAACCACCCTCTAATTTGGACCTAGACACTGTCATGCAGCCAATCATACCCAATGCAATCAAGGTGTCGACCCCTAACGAGAAAGCTCTGTCTAAATGCCACAAATATGTGCTTAGACACCAAGAGCTTGCCTCTGACGGGGAGATCGAGACCAAACTGATCAAG GGCAATGTTTTCAAGACCAGAGGCGGCGGACAAGCTGTTCAATTTACCGACATTGAGACACTAAAGCAACAGTGTCCCACTGCGTCAgg TCGCAAGAGGCGCTCAGGGTCTGCAGAAGGACCAGTTCACATTGAGGACGTGGAAAACAgg GCTCCAGTAGCAAGCACAAGTTCCAGTTATCAAAA aCGCAGGAAGCCATAA